From a region of the Xanthomonas rydalmerensis genome:
- a CDS encoding chemotaxis protein CheW, whose amino-acid sequence MSSYASNDEIRGVLILAGSERVLLPNATIAEVMSRVPVEPLPDAPHWLLGQIAWYGWKVPLVSFARLTGLGAETVAANNKIVVLKALGGNPDLPYVALLTQSFPQLISVPRDGLLADASEETLPPGVHMRVLLGEQSALLPDLEAIEGMVVERFAAAG is encoded by the coding sequence ATGAGCAGTTACGCCAGCAACGACGAAATCCGCGGTGTCCTCATCCTGGCCGGCAGCGAGCGCGTGCTGCTGCCCAACGCCACCATCGCCGAAGTGATGTCGCGCGTGCCGGTCGAACCGCTGCCCGACGCCCCGCACTGGCTGCTCGGCCAGATCGCCTGGTACGGCTGGAAAGTGCCGCTGGTCTCCTTCGCCCGCCTGACCGGCCTGGGCGCCGAAACCGTGGCCGCCAACAACAAGATCGTCGTGCTCAAGGCCCTGGGCGGCAATCCCGACCTGCCGTACGTGGCGCTGCTCACCCAGTCCTTCCCGCAACTGATCTCCGTCCCCCGCGACGGCCTGCTCGCCGACGCCTCCGAAGAAACCCTCCCGCCCGGCGTGCACATGCGCGTGCTGCTGGGCGAGCAGAGCGCGTTGCTTCCGGATCTGGAAGCGATCGAGGGGATGGTGGTGGAGCGGTTTGCGGCTGCGGGATGA
- a CDS encoding chemotaxis protein CheB: MFANDGDATSTPVALLARPGKARERLREALHLVGAAIVLEDDPGAIDAQTLADAGPSAVLIALEPAIEDALERLDAALALPGITVIFDEAELAARREGWEAQRWARHLAAKLQGHQDVLPPGRETETGLQPEPGLPATPAQLHDAAPIGVHVDEAASFAEAAPEDGMYTWQPPADVAPGFEELQFARAEAAASEAPVVPAAPHADATPAAPTVAPAALPASAWSLVDDEAPLLVAAPRASQPIPQFSTEGLSLVALESEEPASTTGAAAGAAARGAVLVMAGIGGPDAIRRLLAALPERFPLPLLVQLRLDGGRYGNLVKQIARVSALPVLLAEAGEPVAPGNVYILPDDVGVHGIAGLRFVAQDAGASVVAGLPAAHSAVLLLSGSDPQQVEAVLALAAQGAWVAGQSGDGCYDPAAGAQLILQGHPGGDPAQLAQALTARWSG; encoded by the coding sequence GTGTTCGCGAATGACGGCGACGCCACCTCCACGCCGGTCGCGTTGCTGGCCCGTCCCGGCAAGGCGCGTGAGCGCCTGCGCGAAGCGTTGCACTTGGTCGGCGCGGCGATCGTGCTGGAAGACGACCCGGGCGCGATCGATGCGCAGACCCTGGCCGATGCCGGCCCAAGTGCGGTGCTGATCGCGCTGGAGCCGGCGATCGAGGATGCGCTGGAGCGGCTGGATGCGGCGCTGGCGCTGCCCGGCATCACCGTGATCTTCGACGAGGCCGAACTGGCCGCGCGCCGCGAGGGCTGGGAAGCGCAGCGCTGGGCGCGGCATCTGGCCGCCAAGCTGCAAGGCCATCAGGACGTGCTGCCGCCCGGCCGCGAGACCGAGACCGGCCTGCAGCCCGAGCCGGGCCTGCCGGCGACGCCGGCGCAGCTGCACGACGCCGCGCCGATCGGCGTGCACGTCGACGAAGCCGCCAGCTTCGCGGAGGCCGCGCCGGAAGATGGCATGTACACCTGGCAGCCGCCGGCCGATGTCGCGCCCGGTTTCGAGGAACTGCAGTTCGCGCGCGCCGAGGCCGCTGCCAGCGAAGCGCCTGTGGTGCCAGCTGCGCCGCATGCCGATGCCACACCGGCTGCGCCCACAGTCGCACCCGCGGCGCTGCCGGCCAGTGCCTGGTCGCTGGTCGACGACGAGGCGCCCTTGCTCGTCGCTGCGCCGCGCGCGTCGCAACCCATCCCGCAGTTCTCCACCGAAGGCCTGTCGCTGGTCGCGCTGGAGTCGGAAGAGCCCGCGTCCACGACCGGTGCCGCTGCAGGCGCTGCCGCGCGCGGTGCGGTGCTGGTGATGGCCGGCATCGGCGGCCCCGACGCGATCCGTCGCCTGCTCGCCGCACTGCCGGAACGCTTCCCGCTGCCGCTGCTGGTGCAGTTGCGCCTGGATGGCGGCCGCTACGGCAACCTGGTCAAGCAGATCGCGCGCGTGTCCGCGTTGCCGGTGCTGCTGGCCGAGGCCGGCGAGCCGGTCGCCCCCGGCAACGTCTACATCCTGCCCGACGACGTCGGCGTGCACGGCATCGCCGGCCTGCGCTTCGTCGCCCAGGACGCCGGTGCTTCGGTAGTCGCCGGCCTGCCGGCCGCGCACAGCGCAGTGCTGCTGCTCAGCGGCAGCGATCCGCAGCAGGTGGAGGCCGTGCTGGCGCTGGCCGCGCAGGGCGCCTGGGTGGCCGGGCAATCCGGCGACGGCTGCTACGACCCCGCCGCCGGCGCGCAACTGATCCTGCAGGGCCATCCCGGCGGCGATCCGGCGCAACTGGCCCAGGCCTTGACGGCGCGGTGGAGCGGCTGA
- a CDS encoding Hpt domain-containing protein has product MSALRDAMSHAALGWVKPELDETLRQVRGEIEAFVEEPADTGRMRFCAGYLHQVQGTLRMVELYAPAMVAEELELLAIAVQNGQAADRDEACATLMRGTVLLPDYLERLQDGHRDIPIVLLPLLNEIRAARGEAGLSEGALFALAPDAAAATEAELDHARGSLAGRNRELLDTVGTAIKEELLRVKDALDLHLRTGGDVAALQTQVDELGSVADTLGVMGLGVARSVVVQQRDALRSIVDGTRAADEGLLLDIAGALLYVDASLDDQVAYLGAGGDVHDDASAAEARRTVEVLAHEAIANFGSAREHFVAFIETNWDHARLDEVPRLLGEVAGALRMLELPQPADYLEGVRRYVATELIGKRRVPSGRQLDTLADAMASLEYYLEALRERRPGREEILDITRSSLEALRYWPLPETAPAAPGVLPTGSEATEAGEQARSTSAEPIVEPDAATIAAPTVPAWDLASAEDTPDLATRAPDATPSAPQAPQWTLATDEADTAAEPVSVPADDGTARDEHERESTAPSQALSFDPVAAEQDSWTGTAEPLHISLDSLVLEQDALRPETPPAFAQEDDAAAVPTVSVSDVASFDPVAAEYTEEAQTETPATVAGLDERDDPNLIIVDAPVAAEDTDVLVIELEDAPAFADAPTAAADEVHELDWHASSAVQDDDTTPALPSDPVVLVDTEAHDAPALAASHDDAHRDAPADVPSTPEHAESLSSTPQDSEAAPQHVVPEAETGTSDAHAPAVSDAEAAFLADLEAAAAQFDVTSAASSGEHAAAPASAEASAAPSTAPAAATPALEAGFIDGDGEIDDEIRAVFLEEFDEELVNLGTLLPAWRAAPGHTESLRPIRRVFHTLKGSGRLVGARVLGEFSWKIESMLNRVLDGSRPASPAVVAMVDQAYAVLPQLNAALRGEGAVQADLDAIQAVAERIAAGEEAFYFATPQAPAAPRAGTPASVDSVLREILEAEVATHLETVHAWLQHAPQPATEALLRAMHTMSGAFAMTDVPEITAVTGPAESYIKRALAGGSVPSAEGVRALEESARAIAATIAELQAPSPVIPPFTDLSQRLRALMETLPEVQWPPIAYDEDDEDLSASAPAEAGLDAQALQAVELTAADDLSAFVGDAAHLHETLPADEAAAQADETDADERTADVHADMSSAPSSDAAPETMRADAEPAIDADADAAMPASASEDTAPATDVSTQDHPPTEHATPVEVAATHDAREADEQAALAQDGQLDELTVEAPLSVEQVPAEPAPEALEPGAEQGATVDAVVADAATDTPMDAQELQAPEHDGEAHDSADREADAQDGETQGASVHAQDAQSPDHSEADRDAEAQVTDAQAEETREVFAHGQDAQASDHSAVDRDAEAHATETQDEATQETPAQAQESDHTAADHDADEHATDAQASDIQDASADGQDAHASDHDDAHHDADAPAGDADQAHEQQLNEDAPAIGLRQQPLAPSSGWRHDGAASANDDTEAAAEHGDAAPDAASHADELTGEGGAASGTIDAVGEHTEADADAAHVEPVDVAAESAPHDVGAEVDDAAHAPPSDDAAATDPHHATADAAHDAPEDDATRNDTTTSADADRAGSADSTQHDPHTDAETADFSQAPADSAPADLPAADLGPLDFADLDRELVDIFVDEGKDLLDHCDRLVAQLRAAPQDRDVLGGLQRDLHTLKGGARMAGINAIGDLGHGIESLLEAVAAHRTELDRQDVQLLERGFDRLHQLLTLTGNHRAVAMPQELIGAFDARTHGRAHTAVGDTERVAAAPATVADAAPADTALAAVPAPLSAPLPVEGTLDDESMLARPMQEQVRVRADLLDRLVNNAGEVAIYRSRLEQQLGAFRGAMAELDRTNARLRDQLRRLDLETEAQIVARYQREQDQAEQSFDPLELDRFSTLQQLSRALNESAADLGGLQGVLDDLARQYDGLLQQQSRVSSELQDGLMRARMVPFDGLVPRLRRVVRQAASETGKQVHLSLEGTHGELDRNVLDRMVAPLEHMLRNSVAHGLEAPEQRRDAGKAEEGNIAIRLRREGSEIVLEVADDGAGLDREAIRRRAEQRGLIAADAALSDDELDALIFAPGFSTYDQVSQLAGRGVGMDVVRNEVRQLGGSVDIHSVRGQGVTFTLRLPQTLAVTQAVFVQIGDTTFAVPVASVSGIGRIGRERFEAGTGGYRYSGEEYALYDLGSLVGQAPARAEGQAQVPLLLVRAGDLRAAVAIDQVLGNREIVVKPVGLQIASVPGIYGATITGDGRVVVILDIAPLVRRYLAQPLRPVVEAAPTEQRRVPLVMVVDDSLTMRKVTGRVLERHNFDVVSARDGVEALERLEERVPDLMLLDIEMPRMDGYELATAMRADPRYAAVPIVMITSRSGEKHRQRAFELGVQRYLGKPYQELDLMRNVYDLLGIARVRE; this is encoded by the coding sequence ATGAGCGCGCTGCGCGATGCGATGAGCCATGCCGCACTGGGCTGGGTCAAGCCGGAACTGGACGAGACCCTGCGCCAGGTGCGCGGCGAGATCGAAGCCTTCGTCGAGGAACCGGCCGACACCGGCCGCATGCGCTTCTGCGCCGGCTACCTGCACCAGGTGCAGGGCACCTTGCGCATGGTCGAGCTGTACGCGCCGGCGATGGTCGCCGAGGAGCTGGAACTGCTGGCGATCGCGGTGCAGAACGGCCAGGCGGCCGACCGCGACGAGGCGTGCGCCACGCTGATGCGCGGCACCGTGCTGCTGCCCGACTACCTGGAGCGCCTGCAGGACGGCCATCGCGACATTCCGATCGTGTTGCTGCCCTTGCTCAACGAGATCCGCGCCGCGCGCGGCGAAGCCGGCCTCAGCGAAGGCGCGCTGTTCGCGCTGGCGCCCGACGCGGCCGCCGCCACCGAGGCCGAGTTGGACCATGCGCGCGGCAGCCTCGCCGGGCGCAACCGCGAGCTGCTCGACACCGTCGGCACCGCGATCAAGGAAGAGCTGCTGCGCGTCAAGGACGCGCTGGACCTGCACCTGCGCACCGGCGGCGATGTCGCCGCGCTGCAGACCCAGGTCGATGAGCTGGGCAGCGTCGCCGATACCCTGGGCGTGATGGGCCTGGGCGTGGCACGCAGCGTGGTGGTGCAGCAGCGCGACGCGCTGCGCAGCATCGTCGACGGCACCCGCGCCGCCGACGAAGGCCTGTTGCTGGATATCGCCGGCGCGCTGCTGTACGTGGACGCCTCGCTCGACGACCAGGTCGCCTACCTGGGCGCCGGCGGCGACGTGCACGACGACGCCAGCGCCGCCGAGGCGCGGCGCACGGTGGAAGTGCTGGCGCACGAGGCCATCGCCAATTTCGGCAGCGCCCGCGAGCATTTCGTCGCCTTCATCGAGACCAACTGGGACCATGCGCGCCTGGACGAGGTGCCGCGCCTGCTCGGCGAGGTCGCCGGAGCCTTGCGCATGCTGGAACTGCCGCAGCCGGCCGACTACCTGGAAGGCGTGCGCCGTTACGTCGCCACCGAACTGATCGGCAAGCGCCGCGTGCCCAGCGGCCGCCAGCTCGACACCCTGGCCGACGCGATGGCCAGCCTCGAGTACTACCTGGAGGCGCTGCGCGAGCGTCGCCCCGGGCGCGAGGAGATCCTCGACATCACGCGCAGCAGCCTGGAAGCGCTGCGCTACTGGCCGTTGCCCGAGACCGCACCGGCCGCGCCCGGCGTGTTGCCGACCGGAAGCGAAGCCACCGAGGCGGGCGAGCAGGCGCGGTCGACGTCGGCCGAGCCGATCGTCGAACCCGATGCCGCGACCATCGCCGCGCCGACCGTGCCGGCCTGGGATCTGGCATCGGCCGAGGACACGCCGGACTTGGCGACGCGCGCACCCGACGCCACGCCGTCCGCACCGCAGGCGCCGCAGTGGACCCTGGCGACGGACGAAGCCGATACCGCGGCAGAACCCGTTTCCGTGCCGGCCGATGATGGCACTGCGCGCGACGAGCACGAGCGCGAGTCCACGGCACCGTCGCAGGCGCTCAGTTTCGATCCGGTCGCGGCCGAACAGGACAGCTGGACCGGCACCGCCGAGCCGCTGCACATCAGCCTCGATTCGCTGGTGCTGGAACAGGACGCGCTGCGGCCGGAAACGCCGCCCGCGTTCGCGCAGGAGGACGATGCTGCAGCTGTACCTACGGTCTCCGTCTCCGATGTCGCCAGCTTCGATCCGGTGGCCGCCGAATACACCGAGGAGGCGCAGACTGAGACGCCGGCCACGGTGGCGGGCCTGGACGAACGCGACGATCCGAACCTGATCATCGTCGACGCGCCGGTTGCGGCAGAAGACACCGATGTGCTGGTCATCGAGCTGGAAGACGCGCCGGCGTTCGCCGACGCGCCGACCGCCGCGGCCGACGAGGTTCACGAGCTCGACTGGCACGCGTCGTCGGCGGTACAGGACGACGACACGACGCCTGCGCTGCCGTCGGATCCGGTCGTCCTGGTCGACACCGAGGCGCATGACGCGCCTGCGCTTGCAGCCTCCCACGACGACGCCCATCGCGATGCGCCGGCCGATGTGCCGTCGACGCCCGAACACGCCGAGTCGCTGTCGTCGACACCGCAGGACTCCGAAGCGGCACCGCAGCACGTCGTGCCCGAGGCCGAGACCGGCACCTCCGATGCTCATGCGCCTGCCGTGTCGGACGCCGAAGCCGCCTTCCTCGCCGACCTGGAAGCCGCGGCCGCGCAGTTCGATGTCACCTCTGCCGCGAGCAGCGGCGAGCATGCCGCCGCACCCGCCAGCGCGGAGGCGAGCGCCGCGCCCAGCACCGCGCCCGCGGCTGCAACGCCTGCCCTCGAGGCCGGCTTCATCGACGGCGATGGCGAGATCGACGACGAAATTCGCGCGGTGTTCCTCGAGGAGTTCGACGAGGAACTGGTCAATCTCGGCACGCTGCTGCCGGCTTGGCGCGCCGCGCCCGGCCACACGGAAAGCCTGCGGCCGATCCGCCGCGTGTTCCACACCTTGAAGGGCAGTGGCCGCCTGGTCGGCGCGCGCGTGCTCGGCGAGTTCAGCTGGAAGATCGAGAGCATGCTCAACCGCGTGCTCGATGGGTCGCGCCCGGCCAGCCCGGCGGTGGTGGCCATGGTCGACCAGGCCTACGCCGTGCTGCCGCAGCTCAATGCCGCGTTGCGCGGCGAAGGCGCGGTGCAGGCCGATCTGGATGCGATCCAGGCCGTGGCCGAGCGCATCGCCGCCGGCGAGGAGGCCTTCTATTTCGCCACCCCGCAGGCTCCGGCCGCGCCGCGCGCGGGCACGCCGGCGTCGGTGGACAGCGTGCTGCGCGAGATCCTCGAAGCCGAGGTCGCCACCCACCTGGAGACCGTGCACGCCTGGCTGCAGCACGCGCCGCAACCGGCGACCGAAGCGCTGCTGCGCGCGATGCACACCATGAGCGGCGCGTTCGCGATGACCGACGTGCCGGAGATCACCGCGGTCACCGGCCCGGCCGAGAGCTACATCAAGCGCGCACTGGCCGGCGGCAGCGTGCCGAGCGCCGAGGGCGTGCGTGCGCTCGAGGAGTCGGCGCGTGCCATCGCCGCCACCATTGCGGAACTGCAGGCGCCGTCGCCGGTGATTCCGCCGTTCACCGACCTGTCGCAGCGCCTGCGCGCATTGATGGAGACGCTGCCGGAAGTGCAGTGGCCGCCGATCGCGTACGATGAGGACGACGAAGACCTGTCCGCGTCCGCACCGGCCGAGGCCGGCCTGGATGCGCAGGCCCTACAGGCAGTGGAACTCACCGCGGCCGACGACCTGTCGGCGTTCGTGGGCGATGCCGCGCATCTGCACGAAACGCTGCCGGCGGACGAAGCGGCCGCGCAGGCCGACGAGACTGATGCCGATGAGCGTACCGCTGACGTCCACGCGGACATGTCGTCCGCCCCGTCCTCGGACGCGGCACCGGAGACCATGCGGGCCGATGCCGAGCCTGCCATCGACGCTGATGCTGATGCGGCCATGCCGGCATCGGCGAGCGAGGACACGGCGCCTGCAACGGATGTTTCCACGCAGGACCACCCGCCGACCGAGCACGCGACACCGGTCGAAGTGGCGGCGACACACGACGCGCGCGAGGCAGACGAACAGGCGGCATTGGCGCAGGACGGCCAGCTCGACGAACTGACGGTCGAGGCGCCGCTAAGCGTGGAGCAGGTGCCGGCCGAGCCGGCGCCGGAAGCGCTGGAGCCGGGCGCTGAGCAAGGCGCGACAGTGGACGCGGTCGTTGCCGATGCTGCGACCGATACGCCGATGGATGCGCAGGAACTGCAGGCCCCAGAGCACGATGGTGAGGCGCACGATTCCGCAGATCGCGAGGCCGACGCGCAGGACGGGGAAACCCAGGGTGCATCGGTGCACGCGCAGGATGCGCAGTCGCCGGATCATTCGGAAGCGGACCGCGACGCCGAGGCTCAGGTGACCGACGCGCAAGCCGAGGAAACCCGGGAGGTATTCGCGCACGGGCAGGATGCGCAAGCATCGGATCATTCGGCAGTGGACCGCGACGCCGAGGCGCACGCGACCGAAACGCAGGATGAGGCAACGCAGGAGACGCCCGCGCAAGCACAGGAGTCCGATCACACTGCAGCGGACCATGATGCCGACGAGCATGCGACCGACGCACAGGCGAGCGACATCCAGGATGCGTCTGCTGACGGGCAGGATGCGCATGCATCGGATCATGATGATGCGCACCACGACGCCGACGCGCCCGCAGGCGACGCCGACCAAGCGCACGAGCAGCAGCTCAACGAAGACGCGCCTGCGATCGGCTTGCGCCAGCAGCCGTTGGCGCCGTCGAGCGGCTGGCGCCACGACGGCGCGGCCTCGGCCAACGACGACACCGAGGCCGCCGCCGAGCATGGCGACGCCGCCCCGGATGCCGCGTCGCACGCGGACGAGCTGACAGGCGAGGGCGGTGCCGCCTCCGGCACCATCGACGCGGTGGGCGAGCACACCGAGGCCGACGCGGATGCGGCGCACGTCGAGCCGGTCGATGTGGCGGCGGAAAGCGCACCGCACGACGTTGGCGCCGAAGTGGATGACGCCGCGCACGCACCCCCGTCCGACGACGCAGCCGCGACTGACCCGCATCACGCGACCGCCGACGCGGCGCATGATGCGCCCGAGGACGACGCGACTCGGAACGACACGACCACGTCGGCGGATGCCGACAGAGCGGGCTCTGCCGACAGCACGCAGCACGACCCTCACACCGACGCGGAAACAGCCGATTTCTCGCAGGCCCCGGCCGACAGCGCGCCTGCCGATCTGCCAGCGGCCGATCTCGGTCCGTTGGATTTCGCCGACCTCGACCGCGAGCTGGTCGATATCTTCGTCGACGAAGGCAAGGACCTGCTCGACCATTGCGATCGCCTGGTCGCCCAGCTGCGCGCCGCGCCGCAGGATCGCGACGTGCTCGGCGGCCTGCAGCGCGACCTGCACACGCTCAAGGGCGGCGCGCGCATGGCTGGGATCAACGCCATCGGCGACCTCGGCCATGGCATCGAGTCCTTGCTGGAGGCGGTCGCCGCCCATCGCACCGAACTCGACCGCCAGGACGTGCAGTTGCTGGAACGCGGTTTCGATCGCCTGCACCAGTTGCTGACCCTGACCGGCAACCACCGTGCGGTGGCGATGCCGCAGGAGCTGATCGGCGCGTTCGACGCGCGCACGCACGGGCGGGCGCACACCGCCGTCGGCGACACCGAGCGCGTTGCTGCGGCGCCGGCGACGGTGGCCGACGCCGCCCCGGCCGACACCGCTCTGGCGGCCGTGCCGGCGCCACTGTCGGCACCGCTGCCGGTGGAGGGCACGCTCGACGACGAGTCGATGCTCGCGCGGCCGATGCAGGAACAGGTGCGCGTGCGCGCCGACCTGCTCGACCGCCTGGTCAACAATGCCGGCGAAGTGGCGATCTATCGCTCGCGACTGGAGCAGCAGTTGGGCGCGTTCCGCGGCGCGATGGCCGAACTGGACCGCACCAATGCGCGTCTGCGCGACCAGTTGCGGCGTCTTGATCTGGAAACCGAGGCGCAGATCGTCGCCCGCTACCAGCGCGAACAGGACCAGGCCGAGCAGAGTTTCGACCCGCTGGAGCTGGACCGCTTCTCCACGCTGCAGCAGCTCAGCCGCGCGCTCAACGAGTCCGCGGCCGACCTGGGTGGCCTGCAGGGCGTACTCGACGACCTGGCGCGACAGTACGACGGCCTGCTGCAGCAGCAGTCGCGCGTCAGTTCCGAGCTGCAGGATGGGCTGATGCGCGCGCGCATGGTGCCGTTCGATGGCCTGGTGCCGCGGCTGCGGCGCGTGGTACGCCAGGCCGCCAGCGAAACCGGCAAGCAGGTGCACCTGAGCCTGGAAGGCACCCACGGCGAACTCGATCGCAACGTGCTCGATCGCATGGTCGCGCCGCTGGAACACATGCTGCGCAACTCGGTCGCGCACGGCCTGGAAGCGCCGGAACAGCGGCGTGATGCGGGCAAGGCGGAGGAGGGCAACATCGCCATCCGCCTGCGCCGCGAAGGTTCGGAAATCGTGCTGGAAGTGGCCGACGACGGCGCCGGGCTCGACCGCGAGGCGATCCGCCGCCGTGCCGAGCAGCGCGGGCTGATCGCCGCCGACGCGGCGCTGTCCGACGACGAACTGGATGCGCTGATCTTCGCGCCTGGGTTCAGCACCTACGACCAGGTCAGCCAGCTGGCCGGACGTGGCGTGGGCATGGACGTGGTGCGCAACGAAGTGCGCCAGCTCGGCGGCTCGGTGGACATCCACTCGGTGCGCGGCCAGGGCGTCACCTTCACCCTGCGCCTGCCGCAGACCCTGGCGGTGACCCAGGCGGTGTTCGTGCAGATCGGCGACACCACCTTCGCGGTGCCGGTGGCGTCGGTCAGCGGCATCGGCCGCATCGGCCGCGAACGCTTCGAGGCCGGCACTGGCGGCTACCGCTACAGCGGCGAGGAATACGCGCTGTACGACCTCGGTTCGCTGGTCGGGCAGGCGCCGGCACGGGCCGAAGGCCAGGCACAGGTGCCGTTGCTGCTGGTGCGCGCCGGCGACCTGCGCGCGGCGGTGGCGATCGACCAGGTGCTCGGCAACCGCGAAATCGTGGTCAAGCCGGTCGGACTGCAGATCGCGTCGGTGCCCGGCATCTACGGTGCCACCATCACCGGCGATGGCCGCGTGGTGGTGATCCTCGACATCGCCCCGCTGGTGCGCCGCTACCTGGCGCAGCCGCTGCGGCCGGTGGTGGAGGCCGCGCCGACCGAACAGCGCCGCGTGCCGCTGGTGATGGTGGTCGACGACTCGCTGACCATGCGCAAGGTCACCGGCCGCGTGCTGGAACGGCACAACTTCGACGTGGTGTCCGCGCGCGACGGTGTCGAGGCGCTGGAACGCCTGGAAGAGCGCGTGCCCGACCTGATGCTGCTGGACATCGAGATGCCGCGCATGGACGGCTACGAACTGGCGACCGCGATGCGCGCCGACCCGCGTTACGCCGCCGTGCCGATCGTGATGATCACTTCGCGCAGCGGCGAAAAGCACCGCCAGCGCGCCTTCGAACTGGGCGTGCAGCGCTATCTCGGCAAGCCTTACCAAGAGTTGGATCTGATGCGCAACGTCTACGACCTGCTGGGGATCGCCCGTGTTCGCGAATGA